Below is a window of Gammaproteobacteria bacterium DNA.
GACGCAGGCTGGCATTTCGGGCGGGGAATCTATATCATCAGGGCAGTAGAGGAACGTGCGCCAATGCAAAACGCTCATATCCGGTGGGTCATCGCCCTGGCGGCCGTGCTGGCCGCCTTCCCCGGCTTCGCCCGGGCAGAACAGTTCAAGGAATTCGGCGATTACACCGTGCACTACAGTGCCTTCACTACGGACACGCTGCCCCGAAACATAGCGAAGAATTACGGCATCGTCAGAAGCAAGAACCGCGCGATGCTGAATATCTCCGTGTTGCGGAAAGTGATGGGCACCGCGGGGCAATCCGTGAGGGCCAGCGTGGACGCCACCGCTACCAACCTGAACGGGCAACTGCGCCAGCTGAAGATACGGGAGCTCAACGAGCAGACCGCCGTTTATTACATCGCGGAGACCTCGATCAGTTCCGAGGAAGTGCTGACCTATAAAGTCAACATTATCCCGGAGCAGGAATCGGCCCCCCTGGTCTTCCAGTTCCAGCAGCAATTCTTCACCGACTAGCCCGGCGGCTGCATCTTCCGGCGCGCAAAACGCCGCCATCTCCAGAACGGTTTTCTCGAAATCGCCTCCCCTCGAGAGGGGGAGCGATAGGATGCGAATTGCGCGGGAGGGCCTCCCGGGGGGGGGGGGCTCGGGATAGAGGGCTTTTTCGCCCGCCCAGGCCGGCGCGGGGCATTCGGCGGCTAACGACGGCCCGGCAGGGAGAGGCCGTAGTCTATTATCAAGGGGGCGTGGTCGGAAAAGCGCCGTTCCTTGTAGATTGCCACCCGCTCGATGCGCCCGGCGAGGCCCGGAGTAACGATCTGGTAGTCTATGCGCCAGCCCACGTTCTTCTCCCAGGCCCGGCCCCGGTTCGACCACCAGGTATAGTTTTTCCCCTCCGGGTTTTGGTGGCGGAACGCATCCACCAACCCCACCTTGTCCAATGCCTGGTCCATCCAGGCGCGCTCCTCGGGAAGAAAGCCGGAGTTCTTCTGATTGCCGCGCCAGTTCTCCAGGTCAATCTTCCGGTGGGCGATATTCCAGTCTCCGCAAAGGATATAGTGTCTGCCGTCGGCGCGAAACCGCTTCAGCACGGGCATGAACCGGGCCATGAAATCGAACTTGAGCTCTTGCCGTTCCTCGCTGTGGGAGCCGGAAGGGAGGTAGAGCGAGGCGATACTGAGGTCGCCGTAGTCCAGCTGCAGGTAGCGCCCCTCCCGGTCCGCGGAGTCCCAGCCCAGCCCGGTCCGCACCCTGTCGGGCCGGTTGCGGGCATAGGCCGCCACTCCGCTGTAGCCTTTTCTTTCGGCTTCGTGAAAATAGGCGCAATACCCGTCCGGAGAACGAAGCGCGTCGGGTAGCTGCTCGAGGCGGGCACGGACCTCCTGAATGCAGACCACGTCGGCATCCGTCTCGGCAAGCCAGCGCATCAGCCCTTTGCGATGGGCCGCGCGCAGGCCGTTGACATTCAGCGTGATCACTCGCATGGTACTTCCCCGCCCGTTTCCCAGCGGGTATCTTACCCGGATAAGCCCTGTCCACGGAACCTCGCTACGAGACACCATGCGCCCCGTCCCCCGGTCGGAATTCCTTGATTTCGCATTGCGACACAAGGCCCTGCGCCTGGGTAGCTTTACCCTGCGCTCGGGGCGCTCCAGCCCTTATTTTTTCGATACCGGCGCCCTGGATACCGGCCCGGCGCTCTCCCGGCTGGGCGAGTTTTACGCCGCTGCCGCCATGGTCTCCGGGATCGAGTTCGACCTGCTCTTCGGCCCCGCCTACAAGGGCATCCCGCTGGCGGCGGCGACCGCGGTGGCGCTGTACGCCCGTCATCGCAAGGAGGTCGCTTTCTGTTGCGACCGCAAGGAAGACAAAGACCATGGCGAAGGCGGGAAACGACTGGGGGCATCTCCCCGGGGGCGGCGGGCGCTGATCCTGGACGACGTGCTCAGCACCGGCGGTTCGGCGCGACGGGCCGCGTCTTTCCTGCGCCGGGAGGGGGCCGCGGTCGCCGGGCTTCTGGTCGCGCTGGACCGGATGGAAACGGAAGCGGGCGGGGGCTCCTGTGCCGAAGGATTGCGGCGGGAAATGGGGATTCGAATCGTGTCCATCGCCACCCTGGAAGACCTCCTGGAATACCTGCGGGAGCGACCGGAAGGCGAGTATCGGCAGGTCTTGCGGAACATTCTGGAGCATCGGGGCGGCCAGGGAGCGGCGGGCGTAAAAAACACGGATGCTTCATGGTAGGATCGATCCGGTTCGCATATCGCGTCGGGAAGACGAAGACGCCGGCGGCGCCTGGAGGAAGAGTAAAAAATGTTCCGAAAATTATTGTCTTTTATAGTCTTTACGGCTCCGTTGCGGGTGCGTGGGCCGCGGTTCCTGCCTTATGCCCGGAGGTTGCCGCCCGTCCTGGCGATCCTGGGGAGCGTGCTGGCGGCCGATGTCGCTACGGCGGCTATCAAATGCTGGACCAACCGGGAGGGGGTGAGGGAGTGCGGCAACAAGGTGCCGCCGGAGTATTCCCAGGAAGGGCACGATACCCTGAGTCGGCAGGGGATTGTCGTGGATACCAAAGAGAAGGCTCTTTCCCCGGAGGAAGTGGCAAAGAAACAGCAACTTGAGGCGCTGGAGGAAGAGAAGCGGCGGCAGCGGGAAGAGCAAGCGCAACAAGATCGGATATTGCTGGATATTTATGCCGAAGAGTCCGACATTATCCGCGCCCGGGATGACAAGATCTCTACCTTGGACGCCACGATTCAACTCTCCCGCGGCAAGATCGAGAAACTCAAGGCCCAGATTGCGGACAACGAGGCGCGCATCGCCAACTTCGAGGAGAGGGATGCCGAGCCCCCGGTAATCTTTCAGAATAACATCGCCGAATTCAGGGGCAGGGTGGCACGGGAAGAACTGTTTATAAGCGCGAAGTTGAAAGAAAGGAAAGCGCTCGCGGAAGAATACAATGAGTATCTGAGTCGCTTTCGTCAATTGACGCAAAAGCAGTAGCGGGGCGGTAGCGGCGGGGCGCGCCTCGCGGCGCCGGCATCCGGCATTTCAGGATTCCGGCGGCGGTTCCGCTTCGATCAGGGTCCCGACTCCCCGGTCGGTTAGAACTTCTATCAGCACGGCGTGTTCCACCCGGCCGTCCACGATGTGAGCGCTTTTCACGCGCCCGTCCTGCAACGCTTCCAGGACGGCCTGGAGTTTGGGCAACATGCCCCCCGTTACCCCTCCCCGGGAGATGAGGTCGCGCACCTTGCCGAGCGAGGGGTGCGGCAACAACCGGCCCCGTTCGTCGAGCAGCCCTTCGGTGTCCGTGAGCACGATCAATTTCTCTGCCCGCAGAGTTTCGGCAAGCCGGCCCGCCACCAGGTCGGCGTTGATATTGTATGACGTACCGTCTTCTCCCACTCCGATCGGAGCGACAACCGGAATGAATCCGTCTTGGGCCAGGACATGCACCACCCGCGGGTCAATCCGAGTCACCTCCCCCACGAAACCCAAATCAACCAATTCCCCGGAAGGTTGCCCCGCATCCGGGGTCGGCTCCAGCTTGCGCGCCTGGATCAGGCCCCCGTCCTTGCCGCTCAGCCCTACTGCCCGGCCGCCGTGGCTATTGATCAGCGCGACGATCTCCTTGTTCACCAGGCCTCCAAGTACCATCTCGACCGCATCCATCGTTTTGCTGTCGGTTACTCGCAGCCCGTTGACGAAGTACGACTCTTCGCCGAGCCGCTTGAGCAGGTCGCTGATCATGGGGCCGCCGCCGTGGACGACCACCGGATTGATGCCCACCAGCTTCATCAGCGCTATATCGGTGGCGAACCCGCTTTTGAGGGTGCGGCTGCCCATGGCATTGCCGCCGTACTTGACCAGGAAACTCTTGCCCCGGAACTTGCGGATATAGGGCAGGGCCTCGGTGAGGACCCTGGCGATCCTCAGCGCGTCGGAACGGCGGCGGGATCGGTCAGCCATGAGGCACTCCGCGGGAGCGCATTGCGGAAGATTCGCACAACCTGCCGCGCGGGGCTCAGAAGGGGAGGGTAAGGGCGGGATCGGTCCGGAGCAGCAACTCGCCGAACTGTTTCT
It encodes the following:
- a CDS encoding DUF4426 domain-containing protein; translation: MQNAHIRWVIALAAVLAAFPGFARAEQFKEFGDYTVHYSAFTTDTLPRNIAKNYGIVRSKNRAMLNISVLRKVMGTAGQSVRASVDATATNLNGQLRQLKIRELNEQTAVYYIAETSISSEEVLTYKVNIIPEQESAPLVFQFQQQFFTD
- a CDS encoding exodeoxyribonuclease III is translated as MRVITLNVNGLRAAHRKGLMRWLAETDADVVCIQEVRARLEQLPDALRSPDGYCAYFHEAERKGYSGVAAYARNRPDRVRTGLGWDSADREGRYLQLDYGDLSIASLYLPSGSHSEERQELKFDFMARFMPVLKRFRADGRHYILCGDWNIAHRKIDLENWRGNQKNSGFLPEERAWMDQALDKVGLVDAFRHQNPEGKNYTWWSNRGRAWEKNVGWRIDYQIVTPGLAGRIERVAIYKERRFSDHAPLIIDYGLSLPGRR
- the pyrE gene encoding orotate phosphoribosyltransferase — encoded protein: MRHKALRLGSFTLRSGRSSPYFFDTGALDTGPALSRLGEFYAAAAMVSGIEFDLLFGPAYKGIPLAAATAVALYARHRKEVAFCCDRKEDKDHGEGGKRLGASPRGRRALILDDVLSTGGSARRAASFLRREGAAVAGLLVALDRMETEAGGGSCAEGLRREMGIRIVSIATLEDLLEYLRERPEGEYRQVLRNILEHRGGQGAAGVKNTDASW
- the argB gene encoding acetylglutamate kinase, encoding MADRSRRRSDALRIARVLTEALPYIRKFRGKSFLVKYGGNAMGSRTLKSGFATDIALMKLVGINPVVVHGGGPMISDLLKRLGEESYFVNGLRVTDSKTMDAVEMVLGGLVNKEIVALINSHGGRAVGLSGKDGGLIQARKLEPTPDAGQPSGELVDLGFVGEVTRIDPRVVHVLAQDGFIPVVAPIGVGEDGTSYNINADLVAGRLAETLRAEKLIVLTDTEGLLDERGRLLPHPSLGKVRDLISRGGVTGGMLPKLQAVLEALQDGRVKSAHIVDGRVEHAVLIEVLTDRGVGTLIEAEPPPES